The genomic stretch CGGACCCGGTCGAACAATTTCCCGATAACATCGTCCAGTGCGCCCTTGTCGTCGTTGCAGGGTTTGAGGACAAAGTCCGCCGCCCCGGCCCTGAGGGCGCTGACCACATCAGCGCTGGACTCGCTGGACGAACAGGCGACGATCGGCGTGAATGTTTCGGCTTCTTCCAGGCGATTGGCGAGATCCCGGATGGATTCCGGAGGCAGGTCTGCAAAGATGACATCGGGAATGTTATCGTCAAAAGCGCCTTGGCGCTAGCGAGATCCCGGTAGCCGGTCACGTAGAACCCCCTCGCTTCAAGGTAACGGGCGAGATCCGTACGGGCCTTTTCATCGGCGTCTATTATAAGTATGCGCTCGGTGCGCGAGGTCATGGCGACTGCCCTAAACTACCAGCGATAAACGATAAATTGGCTTGATTAAGCCTATTCTGGCACGCCCCTGTGATATAACAAGGCCAAGTTCATGAAATCGGAGGATTCCATCTGATGCGACGTGCCGTAAACGATCTACTCGGAGCCTATGACAAGCTGATCATGGATCCGGTTCACGGAGGCATTCCGCTTTACCGGCACGAGATCCAGGTGATTGATCACCCGCTGTTCCAGCGACTGCGAAACATCTGCCAGAACGACATCCTGAGCCTGGTCTTTCCCGGCGCAACCCATTCCCGTTTTCTGCACAGTATTGGTGTGATGCATGTGGGCACGCGCATGTTCCGCTCGATGATCGACGCCTACCTCAGGGAGCGCCAGCTCAGCGACAAAACCGACCTTAGCCTGAGCCAGCTCGACGCCATCGACTATCTGGCCAAAACCATCCGGTTGGGCTGTCTTCTGCATGACAGCGGGCATTCAAGTTTTTCCCATCAGTTCACCCAGGCCCGGCGCATTCGGGAACTGATGTCCCGTCCCGGCCGCTTCCGGGATCTGTGGCGCGGCGTGGATTATTCCGCCTACCACCCGGAAGAACCCGACGAGCTGGAACACGAGCATTATTCCGTGCGTGTCGCCCACGATGTGCTCATGGCGGTGGATCTCGAAGGTGCGGGGCTTTTCGCCCGGGACGTTATCGGCATTATGGAAACGACGGACGTAAAACCCAGTGAGACGTTCTGTCGTCATGCCCGCACATTCTGGGCCTTTATTGCGGGAGAGGATGCCGCGGCGGGATCACCGCTCAGCGAAAACATACCCGGGCTGGTGATGGATCTGCTGTCATCGATTGTATCCGGCGAAATCGACGCTGACCGGGCCGATTACATGCTGCGGGACGGCTTCCACTCTTCGGTAACCATCGGCGGTTTCAATCTGGACCACCTCTTAAGCAACCTGCGTTTTGGATGGGATGTGTCCGAACCCTGGCTGGGGCTAGCCATAACCCAGAAAGGGCTGGGGGCGCTCGAGGACTTTGTCTACAGTCGCCACCAGATGTACCGCAAGGTTTACGCGCACAAGACCGCGCTGGGCTTTGACTGGCTGCTTCGGGAAGCGATCAACGAAGTGCTCGATGACCCTGAGAACTTTGAATGGGTGGATACCTGCCTGAGCGACATGGCCTACTTTGCAGAACTGACCGACAACTTCTTCTGGGAGGCGTTTCGGAAAGTGGCCCGCAAGCACCCGAAGAGTTTCTCGTTCTGCATTGTAAACCGGGTGAAACTGAACCATCTGGATACCCGGGAAGACCTCTCAGCCAGGGGGATCGAACGTCATAGCGCATGGTTGGCCGAAGAGCTTTCTCTCAGCCCTGCCCAGGTAGTGACCTGTTCGATGCGGGCGCGCTTCTCGAACATTCAGGACAACTTCAACGGCATCAAGGTGCTCGTGCGCGAACCTATCCACCGCACCCGGTCGTTGAAGAAGATCACCGACGTCAGCGCCTTCTTCAGCAAGTTCAGTGACGGCACCATCACACATTTCTATACCCGGCCCGATGTGACCACCGGTAACCAGGAGTCTCTCACTGAGTAGTGGGAGCGGTCGTCAGTTCAGCAACCAGTCCGCAGGCACTGTCGAACGCGCCCTCTACCCGGCCGCCACTGAGCCAGTCGCCTGCGAGCCCGATTTTGTAATCCGGGAACCAAAGATGGCCAGGGTGTTCTCCGCCTTCAGAGCGCGCGTAGAGCCAGCGATGGGTAACCACTTCGTCCGGACCGGTATCGAAGCCGGTCGTTTCACGAAACGCAGCCAACAGTTTTTCGGCCACTTCCTCGGCTGGTGTATCCACATGGTCTTCGGTCCAGGCCGGGCTGGCGTGAAAAACCCACCATTGGCCCTCATCGTCTCGACCGGGCTTACTGGAGTTGTTGGCCACCCAGAACAGCGCCGGGTGCTTGCAGCGCATGCCTTCGTGATGCGGCCAGGGCGATACCGGGAAGTGGGCGGCAACGGCCCAGCATGGCAGAACCCGGCTCACCGGATCGTCGAGGTAGGAGGCCAGGGCGTCGAGGCTGCTGTCCGCCAGCAAATCCCGAGCCTGTGCCGGAGGCGCGGTAACGATAACTGCATCAAAATCGCCGAGGTGCGAGCCGGCGGTGGAAAAGAGCGACCAGGACTGGTCGTTTCGGGCCAATCTGGCAACGCGTGTCTCGGTAACAACGTGAGCGTGTCCGGACAGGGCCCGGGTAATCGCTGTCATGCGGGGAATACCGACGTAACGGGTCTCCTGCGGGAAGGATTCCCATTTATCAGCATTCGTCTGGAAACCAAACCGTCCTTCCCACGGTCCGAAGCTTTCAGGGCCGGCAAATTTATGGAGAAACGGCAGGAAATCCGGGTTCCGTGAGGTGAAGTATTGCGCGCCCATATCTGCTGATCCGCCGGTTACCCGCTTCGCAGCGAGCCTGCCCCCCGGTCCCCGGCTTTTTTCGAAGACCGTAACGTCATGGCCGAAACCGCGCAGCTGGATAGCGGCGGTCAGCCCGGAGAGGCCTGAACCGACAATGGCGATACGGCGTATAAGTGACGAATCAAAGGTTTGATTAAACATGGTTTATCGTGCATCCAATTACAGTAGTGAGATCGTACTACTCTCCATGAAACACCAGCGGCATCAAGACTGAGTGTGCGATCAAGATTCCATTAAAGAGAAAGGGCAATCAGGGTATGACCCGAATGCAACATTGGCTTACAAACATTCTGAGGTGGTTCGATTCCGAAGCAGGTTCGGATCACATAGACACCACGTCCCGATCATTCAATTTTTTACGCGTTATTCCGTTCATTGCGCTCCATCTGGCCTGCCTTCTGGCGTTTTACACCGGCGTAAGCGCATTCGCCATCGGATTCGCGATTGCTTTCTTCCTCGTGCGGATGTTTGCGATTACCGGATTCTACCATCGTTATTTTGCCCACAAGACGTTCAAGACCAGCCGGCCTGCCCAGTTTGTATTCGCGGTGCTCGGCGCCAGTGCGGCCCAACGTGGCCCGCTCTGGTGGGCTGCCCACCATCGCCATCATCATCAGCACTCCGATGATGTTCAGGACCTGCACTCGCCCCATCAGGGCGGATTCTGGTGGTCCCACATGGGGTGGTTCACCTGTGACGCCGGCTTTGCGACCGACGAACGTCGGATTCGGGACTGGCTGAAATTCCCGGAACTCAGGCTGATTAACCGGTTTGACGCTCTGGTACCGGCTCTCGCCGCCGTTGGTATCTACGCGCTGGGCGAAGCATTGGCCGCGTGGGCTCCGGGGTTGGGGACCAACGGTCTGCAGATGCTTATCTGGGGATTCTTCATATCGACCGTCGTGCTGTTTCACGCCACGGTATCCATCAACTCTCTGTCCCACGTCTGGGGCAAGCGCCGATTTGAAACCTCGGACGACAGCCGGAACAACTTCTGGCTCGCTCTGCTTACCCTGGGCGAAGGATGGCACAACAATCACCACCGCTGGCCGCAATCTGTTCGCCAGGGGTTCCGGTGGTATGAAATTGACATCACCTGGTATGGGCTATGGCTGATGTCGAAGCTTGGCATCATCTGGGAGCTCAACCCGATACCCAAGCACATTCAGGAAGAAACACGCGAACTGGATAAAATGAGGAGGAGCAGGCAATGACAACCGCCTCAAAGATCGAAGTAGGTACGCGTAATTCGGCGGTGCCGGCAACGCTCGATAATTTCAGAGCGCTGTTCAACGAACTCGACAAGGGTAATCTGAACAAGCTCTCCCGGGTCTACAGCGAGGATATCCGGTTCCAGGACCCACTGAGCACCGTATCGGGCCTGGATGAGCTGACCCACTATTTCGCCGGGGCCTATGCGAATGTCATCTCCTGTCGCTTTGAATTCGGTGAAGCCGTGGTTCACGGTGAGTTTGCCGCCTTGCCCTGGGTTATGCACCTTCGTCACAAGCGCCTTCGCAAGGGGCGTGATGTCCAGGTGCAGGGCATCAGCCACCTCGAAATCCGGGACGGAATGGTGTGCTACCACCGTGATTACTTTGACGCCGGAGAAATGCTCTACGAAAACCTGCCGGTGATTGGCAGGGCCATTCGCTGGATCAAGGATCAGGCAGGATGAGTGATCGACTTCAGGAAACCTCGAATATCTGGATTACCGGCGCCAGTTCGGGTATTGGCGAATCCGTTACCCGTGCCCTGGCACGCGGTGGTCACCGGCTCGTGATTACCGGTCGCCGACAGGGTGCTCTCGAAGAACTGGCTTCTGCAGCGCCAGACCGGATTATACCGGCGGCCGCAGACACCACCAGCAAAGAAGACCTCCAGGCCATCGCGGGCACACTGGAAAATCACGGCGACCTGAACATGGTGATACTGAACGCCGGCACCTGTGAATATCTGGAGATAGCGCACTACAACAGTGACGTTATCGAGAAGAACATTCACACCAATGTGATTGGCACGGCGCGATGTCTCGATATTGCTCTGCCTGCCCTCAGGCGCAGCCGGGCTAAAGGCCAGCCGGCGACCCTCGTGATCGTCAGCTCTTCAGCCTGGTGGTTCCCTTTTGGCCGGGCTGAAGGCTACGGCGCTTCCAAGGCGGCGCTGACCTATTTTGCCCATGCACTCCGGGCAGACCTTGACGCCGAAGGGATCGACGTAGTGGTGGTTTCCCCCGGATTCGTCAAGACACCATTGACCGATCGGAACGATTTCCCAATGCCCTTCCTGGTTTCTGCAGAGGATGCGGCGGAACGCATTGTCAGTGGTCTCGCGCGTGGCAAGAACGAGATTGCATTCCCCAAGCGCTTCACCTGGATGTTGAAAGCGCTGGGCGCCCTTCCCCGGCCCTTGATCGACCGTATGTCGGCCTCTATGGCCCGTAAAAGCAACACTGAACAGGAAAATAATGGATGAGTAGTGAGCGTCAGCGGATTGCTGTCATTGGGGCCGGCGTTTCCGGCCTCACGGCTTCCTGGCTTTTGGCCGAGAAACACGATGTTCAGGTTTTTGAAGCGGGCGACTATGCCGGCGGTCACACCAACACCGAACAGGTCGAAGCCGGTGGCCGGACCTGGCCGGTTAATACTGGCTTCATCGTTTTCAACGACTGGACCTACCCGAATTTCATCAAACTGATGGAGCGTCTGGGAGTTCCGTCGGAAGTCAGCGACATGAGCTTCAGCGTGGACTGCAGCAGCACCGGCCTGCAGTACAACGGCACCAGCCTGAATACCCTGTTTGCCCAGCGAAAGAATCTGTTCAACCTGCCGTTCCTGAAGATGGTGAGGGAGATTCTGCGCTTTAACAAGGAAACCCGTGCAGACCTTGAAGCCGGCAATATCAATAACGAAGAAACACTGGGGGAATACCTGAATCGGAATGGGTACTCCCGCTATTTCAGGAACTACTACATTGTTCCGATGGGCGCGGCTATCTGGTCAGCACCGGAAATCGTGCTGGAACAGTTTCCAATCCGGTTCTTCCTGCAGTTTTTCAACAATCACGGCATGCTGTCTGTGGATGACCGCCCAACCTGGCGGGTGATTTCCGGAGGGTCTGCCCAATACGTGAAGAAAATGATGGAACGGCTGGGTGATGGCATGCACCTGAACAGCCCTGTCGACAGGGTTGTCCGCCATGAGGACGGTGTAACCGTGACTGTCAGGGGCGAGGAACACCACTTTGACCAGGTGATTTTTGGCTGCCACAGCGACCAGGCCCTTGCCATGCTCGCTGACGCGACCGACAAGGAACGGGACATACTCGGTGCCATGGCCTATCAGAACAACGATGTGGTGCTCCATACAGACAGCAGCGTGTTGCCGGACAATCGCCGGGCCTGGGCTGCCTGGAACTACTTTATTCCGACCCACAGTACTGAACCGGTTTCTGTCACCTACAACATGAACATACTGCAGAACTTCCATGATGCCCCGGAAACCTTCTGTGTAACCCTCAATCGCAGCCGAGATATCGATCCCGAAAAGGTGATCAAGCGCTTCGAATACGCCCATCCGGTGTTCACTCTGGACGCGGTGGCAGCCCAGGAACGCTACGACGAAATCGGTAATCAGAATCGAACCCATTTCTGTGGTGCATACTGGTTCAACGGATTCCATGAAGATGGCGTTCGCAGCGCGTTGCGGGTAACCGAAGCGTTCGGGGTGGAGCTTTGACCGTGAACAGCCAGTGGCTGGAGGGTACTGTCCGGCACAGGCGGAAGTACCCGGTGAAACACGAATTCAGCTACAGCACCGGCATGCTGGCCCTGGACACCGACGAGTGGAATCAGGTTTCCGGTATCAGCCCGTTATTTTCACTGGAACGTTTCAACTGGATGTCTCTGAAGCGCAGCGACTACTTCCGTCCGGAGACAGGCGACCTGTCCGGGGCTGTGCGTGACCACGTGGAACGGGCCACCGGCTGGCGTCCGGATGGCGAAGTCGAGCTGATTACCCATCCGCGCTACTTTGGTTACGTGTTCAATCCGGTCAGCTTCTATTTCTGCTATCGCGCCGGGGAATGCCCGGCGGATGGCGTGGTTCCAAAGGTCATCGTTGCCCAGATTACCAACACCCCGTGGCATGACCGTCATGCCTATTGCCTGGAGACGACCGGCGCAGAGCCGAACCGGGCGGGCTGGCGCACCGAACAGTTTGGTTTTAGCAAACGCTTTCACGTGTCGCCGTTCAACGGCATGAACCAGCACTACGAGTGGACATTCAGTTTCCGGGGCCCTGATCTGAGAATTCACATGAATGTTCTGGAAGAGGGCCGCAAGCATTTTGATGCCACTCTGGTAGTCCAACGTACCCCTCTCACTCGTAAAGATGTGCACAGAAGTCTTCGAAAGTTTCCGCTCGAGGCATTCAAGGTTGTGGCAGGTATTTACTGGCACGCCCTGCGCCTCAAGCTCAAGGGGGCACCGTTCTACACCCACCCCGATAAGCTTTCCGAGGACGATACCGCCTACCGCCGTGGGCACGATGATTCCGGGCTGGATGTCACCAGCTCTGAGACCAATGACAAGATTCGTGGAAGGGTAAGTTCATGGAGAACCTGAATACTTCGGTTGAAAACACCAAATCCGAATCGGGCAGCCTGCCGGCTATCAGCCGTTTCGCACGTACCCTGGTGATTCAACAGCTCCGTTTGCTGGGCGAGGGCAAACTGACGGTTCGGGAATCCGGATTCGAGGATCTGGTATTCGGGGATGGCGACAGCCAATACCAGCCGGCAGAGCTGATTATCCACGATCACAGCACCTGGAGGGACCTTCTGACTGGCGGAAGCGTCGGCGCGGCGGAAGCGTATGTCGCTGGTGATTGGTCAACCCCCGATCTGGTTGCCCTGCTCCGGTTCTTTACCCGCAACGTCGACCGCATGAACGAGTTTGAAGACCGGTTCAGCTGGGTTACCAAGCCTGCCCTCAAAGGTCTGCACTGGCTGAACCGGAACACCAAGGAAGGCTCCCGAAAGAACATCAGCGCCCACTACGATCTTGGCAATGACCTGTTCGAGACATTCCTCGATCCAACCATGATGTACTCGTCGGCGATCTATCCCAGCGCCGAATCGAGCCTTGAAGAAGCGGCTGTGCACAAACTGGACACCATCTGCCGGAAGCTGGACCTCCAACCCGGGGACAAGGTGATTGAAATCGGCACCGGCTGGGGCGGCTTTGCGATCCATGCCGCCAAACACTACGGCTGTCATGTCACCACGACGACCATTTCCAGAGAGCAGCTGGAGCTCGCGAAAGAACGGGTTCAGAAAGAGGGGCTGGAGGACCAGATTACCCTACTGTTTGACGATTACCGGGATCTCGAGGGGCAATTCGACAAACTTGTTTCCATCGAGATGATTGAAGCCGTTGGTCCTCAGTTTCTCGACAGCTATTTCTCGCAGATTAACGCCCTGTTGAAGCCCGACGGGTTGGCTCTGGTGCAGGCCATTAACATGCCGGAGCAGCGGTACCAGAGAGCTTTGAAAAACGTGGATTTTATCCAGCGATTTATCTTTCCGGGAAGCTTTATTCCCTCTTTCGGAGCCATCCTCGAATCGGTTCGAAAAGAAAGCAAGCTGGTACTCACCCATGCCGAGGATACCGGCTTCCACTATGCCAGGACCCTTCACGACTGGTGCGACCGGTTCATGGCCCAGCGGGACAAGCTT from Marinobacter adhaerens HP15 encodes the following:
- a CDS encoding acyl-CoA desaturase, whose translation is MTRMQHWLTNILRWFDSEAGSDHIDTTSRSFNFLRVIPFIALHLACLLAFYTGVSAFAIGFAIAFFLVRMFAITGFYHRYFAHKTFKTSRPAQFVFAVLGASAAQRGPLWWAAHHRHHHQHSDDVQDLHSPHQGGFWWSHMGWFTCDAGFATDERRIRDWLKFPELRLINRFDALVPALAAVGIYALGEALAAWAPGLGTNGLQMLIWGFFISTVVLFHATVSINSLSHVWGKRRFETSDDSRNNFWLALLTLGEGWHNNHHRWPQSVRQGFRWYEIDITWYGLWLMSKLGIIWELNPIPKHIQEETRELDKMRRSRQ
- a CDS encoding SAM-dependent methyltransferase yields the protein MENLNTSVENTKSESGSLPAISRFARTLVIQQLRLLGEGKLTVRESGFEDLVFGDGDSQYQPAELIIHDHSTWRDLLTGGSVGAAEAYVAGDWSTPDLVALLRFFTRNVDRMNEFEDRFSWVTKPALKGLHWLNRNTKEGSRKNISAHYDLGNDLFETFLDPTMMYSSAIYPSAESSLEEAAVHKLDTICRKLDLQPGDKVIEIGTGWGGFAIHAAKHYGCHVTTTTISREQLELAKERVQKEGLEDQITLLFDDYRDLEGQFDKLVSIEMIEAVGPQFLDSYFSQINALLKPDGLALVQAINMPEQRYQRALKNVDFIQRFIFPGSFIPSFGAILESVRKESKLVLTHAEDTGFHYARTLHDWCDRFMAQRDKLESMGYDDAFRRLWHFYFAYCEAGFSERAIGVAQLVFAKPGNKRENILSV
- a CDS encoding HD domain-containing protein; its protein translation is MRRAVNDLLGAYDKLIMDPVHGGIPLYRHEIQVIDHPLFQRLRNICQNDILSLVFPGATHSRFLHSIGVMHVGTRMFRSMIDAYLRERQLSDKTDLSLSQLDAIDYLAKTIRLGCLLHDSGHSSFSHQFTQARRIRELMSRPGRFRDLWRGVDYSAYHPEEPDELEHEHYSVRVAHDVLMAVDLEGAGLFARDVIGIMETTDVKPSETFCRHARTFWAFIAGEDAAAGSPLSENIPGLVMDLLSSIVSGEIDADRADYMLRDGFHSSVTIGGFNLDHLLSNLRFGWDVSEPWLGLAITQKGLGALEDFVYSRHQMYRKVYAHKTALGFDWLLREAINEVLDDPENFEWVDTCLSDMAYFAELTDNFFWEAFRKVARKHPKSFSFCIVNRVKLNHLDTREDLSARGIERHSAWLAEELSLSPAQVVTCSMRARFSNIQDNFNGIKVLVREPIHRTRSLKKITDVSAFFSKFSDGTITHFYTRPDVTTGNQESLTE
- a CDS encoding SDR family NAD(P)-dependent oxidoreductase, encoding MSDRLQETSNIWITGASSGIGESVTRALARGGHRLVITGRRQGALEELASAAPDRIIPAAADTTSKEDLQAIAGTLENHGDLNMVILNAGTCEYLEIAHYNSDVIEKNIHTNVIGTARCLDIALPALRRSRAKGQPATLVIVSSSAWWFPFGRAEGYGASKAALTYFAHALRADLDAEGIDVVVVSPGFVKTPLTDRNDFPMPFLVSAEDAAERIVSGLARGKNEIAFPKRFTWMLKALGALPRPLIDRMSASMARKSNTEQENNG
- a CDS encoding NAD(P)/FAD-dependent oxidoreductase, translated to MSSERQRIAVIGAGVSGLTASWLLAEKHDVQVFEAGDYAGGHTNTEQVEAGGRTWPVNTGFIVFNDWTYPNFIKLMERLGVPSEVSDMSFSVDCSSTGLQYNGTSLNTLFAQRKNLFNLPFLKMVREILRFNKETRADLEAGNINNEETLGEYLNRNGYSRYFRNYYIVPMGAAIWSAPEIVLEQFPIRFFLQFFNNHGMLSVDDRPTWRVISGGSAQYVKKMMERLGDGMHLNSPVDRVVRHEDGVTVTVRGEEHHFDQVIFGCHSDQALAMLADATDKERDILGAMAYQNNDVVLHTDSSVLPDNRRAWAAWNYFIPTHSTEPVSVTYNMNILQNFHDAPETFCVTLNRSRDIDPEKVIKRFEYAHPVFTLDAVAAQERYDEIGNQNRTHFCGAYWFNGFHEDGVRSALRVTEAFGVEL
- a CDS encoding DUF1365 domain-containing protein; translation: MNSQWLEGTVRHRRKYPVKHEFSYSTGMLALDTDEWNQVSGISPLFSLERFNWMSLKRSDYFRPETGDLSGAVRDHVERATGWRPDGEVELITHPRYFGYVFNPVSFYFCYRAGECPADGVVPKVIVAQITNTPWHDRHAYCLETTGAEPNRAGWRTEQFGFSKRFHVSPFNGMNQHYEWTFSFRGPDLRIHMNVLEEGRKHFDATLVVQRTPLTRKDVHRSLRKFPLEAFKVVAGIYWHALRLKLKGAPFYTHPDKLSEDDTAYRRGHDDSGLDVTSSETNDKIRGRVSSWRT
- a CDS encoding NAD(P)/FAD-dependent oxidoreductase yields the protein MFNQTFDSSLIRRIAIVGSGLSGLTAAIQLRGFGHDVTVFEKSRGPGGRLAAKRVTGGSADMGAQYFTSRNPDFLPFLHKFAGPESFGPWEGRFGFQTNADKWESFPQETRYVGIPRMTAITRALSGHAHVVTETRVARLARNDQSWSLFSTAGSHLGDFDAVIVTAPPAQARDLLADSSLDALASYLDDPVSRVLPCWAVAAHFPVSPWPHHEGMRCKHPALFWVANNSSKPGRDDEGQWWVFHASPAWTEDHVDTPAEEVAEKLLAAFRETTGFDTGPDEVVTHRWLYARSEGGEHPGHLWFPDYKIGLAGDWLSGGRVEGAFDSACGLVAELTTAPTTQ
- a CDS encoding nuclear transport factor 2 family protein; its protein translation is MTTASKIEVGTRNSAVPATLDNFRALFNELDKGNLNKLSRVYSEDIRFQDPLSTVSGLDELTHYFAGAYANVISCRFEFGEAVVHGEFAALPWVMHLRHKRLRKGRDVQVQGISHLEIRDGMVCYHRDYFDAGEMLYENLPVIGRAIRWIKDQAG